From a single Azospirillum fermentarium genomic region:
- a CDS encoding cache domain-containing protein, translated as MVRHTSLLAAAFLTAASLAQPALADRSTPEQAKTLVTDAVAYLKANGPDKAAQAFNDPKGGFVRGDLYVFVFDDAGHYVASGGNPKLTGTDAANLTDAEGKSIVKEMQAATAKNPSGVVEYVWLNRSSNKVEHKHSYVMREGQYLVGSGYYTE; from the coding sequence ATGGTTCGTCACACATCGCTGCTGGCCGCCGCCTTTCTGACCGCGGCGTCCCTGGCCCAGCCGGCGCTGGCCGACCGTTCGACGCCGGAACAGGCCAAGACCCTGGTCACCGATGCCGTCGCCTATCTCAAGGCCAACGGCCCGGACAAGGCGGCGCAGGCGTTCAACGATCCCAAGGGCGGGTTCGTGCGCGGTGATCTGTACGTCTTCGTCTTCGACGACGCCGGCCACTATGTCGCGTCGGGCGGCAATCCCAAGCTGACCGGCACCGACGCCGCCAACCTGACCGACGCCGAGGGCAAGTCCATCGTCAAGGAAATGCAGGCCGCCACCGCCAAGAACCCCAGCGGGGTGGTGGAATACGTCTGGCTCAACCGCTCCAGCAACAAGGTGGAGCACAAGCATTCCTACGTGATGCGCGAAGGCCAGTATCTGGTGGGCAGCGGATATTACACCGAGTAA